Proteins co-encoded in one Prevotella sp. E13-27 genomic window:
- a CDS encoding ABC transporter ATP-binding protein, whose translation MDRKVVIELQNVKRYFQVGSETVKALRGVSFKIYEGEFVTIQGTSGSGKSTLLNQLGCLDTPTSGEYFLDGISVRTMSRSQRAHLRNQKIGFVFQNYNLLAKTTAVENVELPLMYNSKYNAKQRREAAIKALQAVGLGDRLEHKSNQMSGGQMQRVAIARALVNDPAVLLADEATGNLDTRTSFEMLVLFQELHRQGHTIIFVTHNPEIAEYSSRNINLRDGKIREDTINTNIKSAAEALAALPIPQDD comes from the coding sequence ATGGATAGGAAAGTCGTTATCGAACTTCAGAACGTGAAGCGCTACTTTCAGGTAGGCAGCGAGACTGTGAAGGCACTACGCGGAGTGTCGTTCAAGATATACGAGGGTGAGTTCGTGACCATTCAGGGCACATCAGGTTCAGGCAAGTCAACACTTCTGAACCAGCTTGGCTGCCTCGACACGCCCACAAGCGGCGAATATTTCCTCGACGGCATATCCGTACGCACTATGTCAAGGTCACAGCGTGCCCACCTGCGCAACCAGAAGATCGGCTTCGTGTTCCAGAACTACAACCTGCTGGCAAAGACGACAGCTGTTGAGAACGTGGAGCTTCCGTTGATGTACAACTCGAAGTATAACGCGAAACAGCGCCGCGAAGCAGCCATCAAGGCGCTGCAGGCAGTAGGACTTGGCGACCGTCTGGAGCACAAGAGCAACCAGATGTCCGGCGGACAGATGCAGCGTGTGGCAATAGCTCGTGCACTCGTCAACGACCCTGCCGTACTCCTTGCCGACGAGGCAACAGGTAACCTCGACACACGCACATCGTTCGAGATGCTCGTGCTGTTCCAGGAGCTCCACCGTCAGGGACATACCATCATCTTCGTGACCCACAATCCTGAGATAGCCGAATATTCCAGCCGCAACATCAACCTGCGCGACGGAAAGATTCGTGAAGACACCATCAACACCAACATCAAGTCTGCAGCAGAAGCCCTCGCAGCACTACCTATTCCTCAGGACGACTAA
- a CDS encoding efflux RND transporter periplasmic adaptor subunit, translating into MRGLIKTGLLALTAVALMASCSDKQQTEFTTAKVEKGNIQTTITATGAIEPVTSVTVGTQVSGIVSKLYVDYNSVVKRGQVIAELDKTNLISELNSAKANLNSAQSSLTYEQANYNRYKTLYDKGLVSADEYESARLTYLKTKDQVVTATQSLQKAETNLGYATITSPIDGVVLSKAVEEGQTVAASFNTPELFTIAQDLTDMRVIADIDEADIGGVKEGQRVSFTVDAYPEDHFEGKITQVRQQPTTESNVVTYEVVISAPNNDLKLKPGLTANVTIYTLEKNDVLVAPSKALRFIPNEALISEGQTIEDIEAPQKVWTLEGNTFKAHKVETGVTNGISTEIVSGISEGTEVLTDFRISNGEPAEEQQTSNPFMPKPRNNNKKK; encoded by the coding sequence ATGAGAGGACTTATTAAAACAGGACTTTTAGCCCTTACAGCAGTAGCATTGATGGCGAGCTGCTCAGACAAACAGCAGACCGAGTTCACAACAGCAAAGGTGGAAAAAGGCAACATACAGACCACCATCACAGCCACAGGAGCCATTGAGCCTGTGACAAGCGTCACCGTTGGTACACAGGTGAGCGGCATAGTAAGCAAGCTCTACGTGGACTATAACTCTGTAGTAAAGCGCGGCCAGGTGATAGCAGAGCTCGACAAGACCAACCTCATCAGCGAGCTTAACTCAGCAAAAGCCAACCTGAACAGTGCACAAAGCTCATTGACCTACGAGCAGGCTAATTACAACCGCTACAAGACGCTCTACGACAAAGGACTCGTAAGTGCCGACGAATATGAGAGCGCACGCCTCACCTACCTCAAGACAAAAGATCAGGTAGTAACAGCTACGCAGAGCCTGCAGAAGGCAGAGACCAACCTCGGTTATGCCACCATCACATCACCCATCGACGGTGTGGTACTCTCAAAGGCAGTAGAGGAAGGACAGACTGTGGCTGCATCGTTCAACACTCCTGAGCTCTTCACCATTGCACAGGACCTCACCGACATGCGCGTGATTGCCGACATCGACGAGGCTGACATTGGTGGAGTGAAAGAGGGACAGCGAGTAAGCTTCACTGTAGATGCCTACCCAGAAGACCATTTCGAGGGCAAGATTACACAGGTGCGTCAGCAGCCCACTACAGAGAGCAACGTTGTTACCTACGAGGTAGTCATCTCAGCGCCTAACAACGATCTGAAGCTGAAGCCTGGTCTGACAGCCAACGTCACCATCTATACTTTGGAGAAAAACGATGTTCTCGTAGCGCCGTCAAAGGCATTGCGCTTCATTCCTAACGAGGCTCTCATCTCAGAAGGTCAGACCATTGAGGATATAGAGGCCCCACAGAAAGTGTGGACGCTGGAAGGCAACACATTCAAGGCCCACAAGGTAGAGACAGGTGTTACCAACGGCATCAGCACAGAAATCGTCAGTGGCATTAGCGAAGGCACAGAAGTGCTTACCGACTTCCGCATAAGCAATGGTGAGCCTGCTGAGGAACAGCAGACAAGCAACCCATTCATGCCTAAGCCAAGAAACAACAATAAGAAGAAGTAA
- a CDS encoding TolC family protein has product MYKRFILIASVCLSIMLNATAQEKVTLSLEDCISYAKEHNMTLKRAKLNAQSAEEDVKGAKAALLPSVSASTNQSLGYRPWQENTITVTNGIVDDKEVKWYYNGTYGINANWTLWDGNKNRNTIKQNKLTAKQKDLEVEVTANSIEEQITQLYIQILYLEEAVKVSQQSLETSKKNEERGKQMLEVGKMSKADVAQLTAQRATDEFSIVQSQTNIRKYKLQLKELLEMVGPTEIDIVVPATTDEQAMEEVPALQAVYENALAVRPELAEAKLQIESSELSVKMAKAGYLPTLGMTAGFGTSTNSRSDDTWGSQMKTDFDMSAGLTLSIPIYDRRQTKTAIRKARIQQELAQVELEDAEDQLYATIEGYWLDATLNQEKLRAAQVSVDSEQESFNLLQEQFQLGLKNIVELMTGKDRLLKAQQDRLESKYLAIMALKMLKFYQRKGEL; this is encoded by the coding sequence ATGTATAAAAGATTTATTCTAATTGCTTCCGTCTGCCTATCAATAATGCTAAACGCTACTGCTCAGGAGAAAGTGACACTTTCCCTCGAAGATTGCATCAGCTATGCCAAAGAGCATAACATGACGCTGAAGAGAGCAAAGCTAAACGCACAGTCGGCAGAGGAAGACGTAAAGGGTGCAAAAGCTGCACTACTACCATCGGTATCGGCATCGACAAACCAAAGCTTAGGTTATAGACCTTGGCAGGAGAATACCATCACCGTTACAAACGGCATTGTCGATGACAAAGAAGTCAAATGGTACTACAACGGCACATACGGCATAAATGCCAACTGGACACTTTGGGACGGCAACAAGAACCGCAACACCATAAAGCAGAACAAGCTGACTGCAAAACAGAAGGATCTTGAAGTAGAGGTGACCGCTAACTCTATAGAGGAACAGATCACACAGCTTTATATACAGATACTCTACCTCGAAGAAGCCGTAAAGGTAAGCCAGCAGAGCTTGGAGACAAGTAAGAAAAACGAAGAGCGTGGCAAGCAGATGCTGGAAGTAGGCAAGATGTCGAAGGCCGACGTTGCCCAGCTCACTGCACAAAGAGCCACTGACGAATTTAGCATCGTTCAGTCACAGACCAACATCCGCAAATACAAGCTGCAACTGAAAGAACTCCTGGAGATGGTTGGTCCCACAGAGATTGACATCGTTGTACCCGCCACTACTGACGAGCAGGCTATGGAAGAGGTTCCTGCACTGCAAGCTGTCTATGAGAACGCGCTGGCTGTAAGACCAGAGCTCGCAGAGGCTAAACTTCAGATAGAGAGCAGCGAGCTCAGCGTAAAAATGGCGAAAGCAGGCTATCTGCCAACACTGGGTATGACAGCAGGCTTCGGCACAAGCACAAACTCAAGGTCTGACGATACCTGGGGCTCACAGATGAAGACAGACTTCGACATGTCAGCAGGTCTAACCCTTAGCATTCCCATCTATGACCGCCGACAGACAAAGACTGCCATCAGAAAGGCACGCATACAGCAGGAGCTGGCACAAGTAGAGCTGGAAGACGCTGAAGACCAGCTATACGCCACTATCGAAGGCTACTGGCTCGACGCTACACTTAACCAGGAGAAGCTCCGTGCTGCGCAGGTCTCTGTTGACAGCGAACAGGAGAGCTTCAACCTGTTGCAAGAGCAGTTCCAACTCGGACTGAAGAACATCGTAGAACTCATGACAGGAAAAGACCGTTTGCTCAAAGCGCAGCAAGACCGACTGGAGAGCAAATACCTTGCAATAATGGCACTGAAGATGCTGAAGTTCTACCAGAGGAAAGGGGAGCTATAA